One Pocillopora verrucosa isolate sample1 chromosome 10, ASM3666991v2, whole genome shotgun sequence genomic window carries:
- the LOC131776121 gene encoding protein HEXIM1, which produces MTEKLDSSSSAPVDGCRRNMEQYGSDGDDERTSGQSGGEAGDVESSTDKNDVQTSENGALATTTTQSVSDWKPLPIRKKHRRGSRRNNNKPGKRYVPYSKLSWEEKKQRDERDTKRAFKFREQYINAKGRPTAPYNTTQYLMAEHDLEEPDLGTHAHMQSDGEEGTPLRKRAPSNSCDDSDFDDDYNESPEDEMYEQKFFEKDFTEAYEQVHIENLHSMSKSELVREFMLLEERIETMEIKLKEAGGMGSAIARHTSTEELSGALNGDHSLDAGTEDSKPRDNILLAELNRLRQENERLHTENEEMRRIYGNSTEAKVL; this is translated from the coding sequence AtgactgaaaaacttgattctTCTTCGTCCGCCCCGGTGGACGGTTGTCGGAGGAATATGGAGCAATACGGGAGCGATGGAGATGATGAACGGACAAGTGGACAGAGTGGAGGCGAAGCAGGTGATGTGGAGTCTTCTACAGACAAGAATGATGTTCAAACTAGTGAAAATGGCGCACTTGCCACAACAACCACTCAATCGGTCTCTGACTGGAAACCTTTGCCCATTCGCAAGAAACACCGCCGCGGGTCGAGGCGAAATAATAACAAACCTGGTAAGAGATATGTACCCTATTCAAAACTTTCGTGGGAAgagaaaaaacagagagacGAGAGAGACACCAAGAGAGCATTTAAATTTCGAGAACAGTATATTAACGCTAAAGGGCGTCCGACTGCTCCTTACAATACCACACAGTACTTAATGGCTGAACACGATCTTGAAGAACCAGATTTAGGAACACACGCTCATATGCAGTCCGATGGCGAGGAGGGAACTCCTTTGCGGAAAAGGGCTCCGTCTAACTCGTGTGACGATTCAGATTTCGACGACGATTACAACGAATCGCCCGAAGACGAAATGTACGAACAGAAGTTCTTTGAGAAAGATTTTACGGAGGCATACGAGCAAGTTCATATTGAAAACTTGCATTCAATGAGCAAAAGCGAACTTGTGCGTGAATTTATGCTTCTAGAAGAACGCATAGAAACCatggaaattaaacttaaaGAAGCGGGTGGTATGGGAAGTGCAATTGCGAGACACACTTCGACGGAAGAACTTTCAGGGGCTTTAAACGGCGATCACAGTTTGGACGCGGGTACGGAAGACTCTAAACCCAGAGACAATATATTGCTGGCTGAATTGAATAGATTGCGCCAGGAAAATGAGCGCTTGCATACAGAAAACGAAGAAATGAGGAGAATTTACGGTAACTCTACCGAGGCTAAAGTGTTGTGA